In Gemmobacter sp. 24YEA27, a genomic segment contains:
- a CDS encoding CbtB domain-containing protein yields MSTIARSGAKADVKLANILVVALLGAALIFVAGLAQSETLHDAAHDVRHAVGFPCH; encoded by the coding sequence ATGTCCACCATTGCCCGCTCAGGCGCGAAGGCTGATGTCAAACTGGCGAATATCCTCGTCGTGGCGCTTTTGGGTGCTGCGCTGATCTTCGTCGCTGGCCTCGCCCAGTCGGAAACCCTGCATGACGCCGCCCATGATGTGCGTCACGCGGTCGGATTCCCCTGCCACTGA
- the cobA gene encoding uroporphyrinogen-III C-methyltransferase, with the protein MSEIVSFVSSGPGDPDLLTLRAVKRLQAADVVLYDDLSAGPILDLAAPEADLISVGKRAGRASPRQDHVSRLLVDHARSGLKVVRLKSGDSGMFGRLEEEITALNEAGIGYEIVPGVTAPSAAAAAAGIPLTRRLNARRVQFVTGHDVTGALPESLNWAALADTQAVTSVFMARATFPQLAAKLIAAGLAPDTPALMAQGVSTPAQSFRRDTVAGLAAYLEGAAPDPAPTLILYGALAP; encoded by the coding sequence ATGAGCGAGATCGTCAGCTTTGTCTCCTCTGGCCCGGGCGATCCCGATCTGCTGACCCTGCGCGCGGTCAAACGGCTGCAAGCGGCGGATGTGGTGCTTTATGACGACCTCTCTGCCGGGCCGATCCTTGATCTGGCGGCGCCGGAGGCGGATCTGATTTCGGTCGGCAAACGGGCGGGGCGCGCCTCGCCGCGCCAGGATCATGTCAGCCGGCTCCTGGTCGATCATGCGCGTTCGGGCCTGAAAGTGGTGCGGCTGAAATCCGGCGATTCCGGCATGTTCGGCAGGCTTGAAGAGGAAATCACCGCGCTTAATGAGGCCGGGATCGGCTATGAGATCGTGCCCGGCGTCACCGCGCCCTCGGCTGCGGCGGCGGCGGCGGGGATCCCGCTCACGCGGCGGCTCAATGCGCGAAGGGTGCAGTTCGTGACCGGCCATGATGTGACCGGCGCGCTGCCCGAAAGCCTCAACTGGGCGGCTCTGGCCGATACCCAGGCGGTGACCTCGGTCTTTATGGCGCGGGCGACATTCCCGCAGCTGGCGGCAAAGCTGATCGCCGCCGGATTGGCGCCCGACACGCCCGCTTTGATGGCGCAGGGCGTCTCGACCCCGGCGCAATCCTTCCGCCGTGATACGGTTGCGGGCCTGGCCGCGTATCTTGAGGGCGCCGCCCCCGACCCGGCGCCGACCCTTATCCTCTACGGCGCGCTGGCGCCCTGA
- the cobJ gene encoding precorrin-3B C(17)-methyltransferase, whose translation MTDAEAGALPPHPQRGTVSRTGWVVVAGLGPGAEAMVTPEVAAALAEATDVIGYIPYVARVADRDGLVKHPSDNRVELDRARHAFELAAAGRQVVVVSSGDPGVFAMASALFEAMETGPEAWRELDLRVLPGITAMLAAAAAAGAPLGHDFCAINLSDNLKPFELVEKRLRLAVEGDFAMGFYNPRSKSRPGRFERVIEVLREGCEPSRLVVLARAVSTPEQELRVVELRDLQPEMVDMRTMVLVGSSLTRRVGRFVYTPRSA comes from the coding sequence ATGACGGATGCAGAGGCCGGGGCGCTGCCCCCGCATCCCCAGCGTGGTACTGTCAGCAGGACGGGCTGGGTCGTTGTTGCAGGGCTCGGGCCCGGCGCAGAGGCGATGGTGACGCCGGAAGTGGCGGCGGCTCTGGCCGAGGCCACGGATGTGATCGGCTATATCCCCTATGTCGCCCGGGTTGCGGACCGGGATGGTCTGGTGAAGCACCCGTCCGACAACCGGGTGGAACTGGACCGCGCGCGCCATGCCTTTGAGCTGGCGGCGGCGGGGCGGCAGGTTGTGGTGGTGTCGTCGGGCGATCCCGGGGTCTTTGCCATGGCGTCGGCTCTGTTCGAGGCGATGGAGACGGGGCCGGAGGCATGGCGCGAGCTGGATTTGCGGGTTCTGCCGGGGATCACCGCCATGCTGGCGGCAGCGGCGGCGGCGGGCGCGCCTTTGGGGCATGATTTCTGTGCGATCAATCTGTCTGATAACCTCAAGCCCTTTGAACTGGTCGAGAAACGGCTGCGTCTGGCGGTGGAAGGTGATTTCGCGATGGGCTTCTACAATCCGCGCTCGAAATCCCGGCCGGGGCGGTTCGAGCGGGTGATCGAAGTGCTGCGCGAGGGCTGCGAGCCGTCGCGGCTGGTGGTGCTGGCCCGCGCGGTCTCGACCCCGGAACAGGAGCTGCGGGTGGTCGAGCTGCGCGATCTGCAGCCGGAGATGGTCGATATGCGGACCATGGTTCTGGTCGGCTCTTCGCTGACGCGCCGGGTCGGACGGTTTGTTTACACGCCGAGGTCGGCATGA
- a CDS encoding lytic transglycosylase domain-containing protein translates to MTFLIHRLRILTLVLPALLSRVLIIPALIITPLFLPAAARADQVQEMRSALELVRKKDWPGALAASQDGLVRDFVIWSQLRDGDGRLGDYEAFLARRGDWPGLALLRQKGEEAVARSETPSRVVGYFRASPPRSGTGALALVRAYKALGQIGMAETEAMRAWAELSLTADQEAELQVLMPDAVAMVNDLRLENLLWEGRRAEALRMLPRVPEAKRKLAEARLALRAGQPGVDGLVAAVPEALKSDPGLSYERFLWRMKRDLYAESAELILSVAPENLGRPEEWAPRRALLARWLMRQGRAQDAYRVAARHGMTAGGAYADLEFLAGFIALRKLNDPETALKHFAHLRAGVSTAISVSRADYWQGRADEAAGRAESAKAHFQRAAQHQTAYYGLLSAEKLGLSLDPQLLNDAPASGWRQSSFAGSSVLAMGRLMLSAGNRVEGKRFLLHLAEGQDARGIAQLAEMALEMGQPHIALVLAKQAAERGAILPRTYYPVPDLVPDGLHVSRALALAIARRESEFEPMARSGADARGLMQVLPETAARMAKGLGLEYSLSRLYDPGFNTQVGSAYLAKMVEEFGPSIALIASGYNAGPGRPRRWIGELGDPRLPEVDVVDWVEMIPIGETRTYVMRVVEGVVIYRAKLRGTVGPVRVTAELKG, encoded by the coding sequence ATGACCTTTCTCATCCACCGCCTCCGCATCCTGACTCTGGTTCTCCCGGCTCTGCTTTCTCGGGTTCTGATCATCCCGGCCCTGATCATCACGCCCCTGTTCCTACCGGCCGCGGCCCGCGCCGATCAGGTGCAGGAGATGCGCAGCGCGCTTGAGCTGGTGCGCAAGAAAGACTGGCCGGGGGCGCTTGCCGCCTCTCAGGACGGCCTGGTGAGGGATTTTGTCATCTGGAGCCAGCTGCGGGACGGCGATGGCCGGCTGGGCGATTACGAAGCCTTCCTCGCGCGGCGGGGCGACTGGCCGGGTCTTGCCCTCTTGCGGCAAAAGGGCGAGGAGGCGGTGGCCAGGTCCGAGACGCCATCGCGGGTGGTCGGCTATTTCCGCGCCTCGCCACCGCGCAGCGGCACCGGCGCCCTGGCCCTGGTGCGGGCCTATAAGGCGCTTGGCCAGATCGGCATGGCCGAGACCGAAGCGATGCGGGCCTGGGCAGAGCTTTCGCTCACCGCCGATCAGGAGGCCGAGCTGCAGGTCCTGATGCCCGATGCGGTGGCGATGGTGAATGATCTGCGGCTGGAAAACCTGCTCTGGGAGGGGCGGCGTGCCGAGGCGCTCCGGATGCTGCCCCGGGTGCCGGAGGCAAAGCGCAAACTCGCCGAGGCGCGGCTTGCCTTGCGCGCCGGTCAGCCCGGGGTCGACGGGCTGGTCGCGGCGGTCCCCGAGGCACTGAAATCCGATCCGGGCCTCAGCTATGAGCGGTTCTTGTGGCGGATGAAGCGGGATCTCTATGCGGAATCGGCAGAGCTGATCCTGTCGGTCGCGCCGGAAAACCTTGGCCGCCCCGAGGAATGGGCGCCGCGGCGCGCGCTGCTGGCGCGCTGGCTGATGCGCCAGGGGCGTGCGCAGGATGCTTACCGGGTGGCGGCGCGGCACGGGATGACAGCGGGCGGCGCTTACGCCGATCTGGAATTTCTGGCGGGCTTTATCGCGCTGAGGAAGCTGAACGACCCCGAAACCGCGCTGAAACATTTCGCGCATCTGCGGGCCGGGGTTTCCACCGCGATCTCGGTCTCGCGTGCCGATTACTGGCAGGGCCGCGCCGATGAGGCCGCCGGCCGGGCCGAGAGCGCAAAGGCGCATTTCCAGCGCGCGGCGCAACATCAGACCGCCTATTACGGGCTTTTATCGGCAGAAAAACTCGGGCTGTCGCTGGATCCTCAGCTTTTGAACGATGCGCCGGCCTCGGGCTGGCGGCAATCGTCTTTCGCCGGGTCTTCGGTTCTGGCGATGGGGCGGCTTATGCTCTCGGCCGGAAACCGGGTCGAGGGAAAGCGGTTTCTCCTGCATCTCGCCGAGGGGCAGGACGCAAGGGGCATCGCCCAGCTCGCCGAGATGGCGCTGGAGATGGGTCAGCCGCATATCGCGCTGGTGCTGGCGAAACAGGCGGCAGAGCGGGGCGCGATCCTGCCCCGCACCTATTACCCGGTGCCGGACCTCGTGCCGGACGGGTTGCATGTCAGCCGCGCGCTGGCGCTTGCCATTGCGCGGCGTGAAAGCGAATTCGAGCCGATGGCGCGTTCGGGCGCGGATGCGCGCGGGCTGATGCAGGTTCTGCCCGAGACCGCCGCGCGGATGGCCAAGGGGCTGGGCCTGGAATATTCGCTGTCGCGGCTTTATGACCCGGGGTTCAACACCCAGGTCGGTTCGGCCTATCTGGCGAAGATGGTCGAGGAATTCGGGCCCTCGATTGCGCTGATCGCCTCGGGCTATAATGCCGGGCCCGGGCGGCCGCGCCGCTGGATCGGCGAGCTTGGCGACCCGCGCCTGCCGGAGGTGGATGTGGTCGACTGGGTCGAGATGATCCCGATCGGCGAGACCCGGACCTATGTGATGCGGGTGGTCGAAGGCGTGGTGATCTACCGCGCGAAACTGCGCGGGACGGTGGGGCCGGTCCGGGTGACGGCAGAGCTGAAGGGCTGA
- the cobM gene encoding precorrin-4 C(11)-methyltransferase — MTVHFIGAGPGAPDLLTLRGRDLIAASPVCLYAGSLIPEAVLSHCPPGAKIVNTAPLDLDAIIAEIRAAHEAGLDVARLHSGDLSVWSAMGEQIRRLKAEGIPYDVTPGVPSFAAAAATLGMELTLPGLAQSLVLTRTPGRASAMPEREKLEAFAATGATLAIHLSIHRLHETAAELTPHYGADCPVAVVWRASWPDERVVRGTLATIAGLIGDTMERTALILVGPSLGQHSEGQEGFIESSLYSTDYDRRFRAGRADAVKL, encoded by the coding sequence ATGACCGTTCATTTCATCGGCGCCGGCCCCGGCGCGCCCGACCTGCTGACGCTGCGCGGGCGTGACCTGATCGCGGCCTCGCCTGTCTGTCTTTATGCCGGGTCGCTGATCCCCGAGGCCGTGCTGTCGCATTGCCCGCCAGGCGCGAAGATCGTCAACACCGCGCCGCTGGATCTGGACGCGATCATCGCCGAGATCCGTGCCGCGCATGAGGCAGGCCTTGATGTCGCAAGGCTGCATTCCGGCGATCTTTCAGTCTGGTCGGCCATGGGCGAACAGATCCGCCGGTTGAAGGCCGAGGGCATCCCCTATGATGTGACGCCGGGTGTGCCCTCTTTCGCCGCAGCCGCCGCGACCTTGGGGATGGAACTGACGCTGCCGGGCCTTGCACAGAGCCTTGTCCTGACCCGCACCCCTGGCCGCGCCTCGGCGATGCCGGAACGCGAAAAGCTGGAGGCATTTGCGGCCACGGGGGCGACTTTGGCCATCCATCTCTCGATCCACCGGCTGCACGAGACGGCCGCCGAACTCACCCCGCATTACGGGGCCGATTGCCCGGTGGCGGTGGTCTGGCGCGCCTCCTGGCCGGATGAGCGGGTGGTGCGCGGCACACTTGCGACCATCGCCGGGCTGATCGGCGACACGATGGAGCGCACCGCACTGATCCTGGTCGGCCCGTCCCTGGGGCAGCACTCGGAGGGGCAGGAGGGATTCATCGAATCGAGCCTTTATTCCACCGATTATGACCGCCGTTTCCGTGCGGGCCGGGCCGATGCGGTGAAGCTGTGA
- a CDS encoding cobyrinate a,c-diamide synthase, with the protein MTKGLIISAPRSGAGKTTVMLGLLRALRDDGVAVQPYKCGPDYIDPAFHLAASGRSSFNLDSWAMAPGLIGAQLARGGEMALAEGSMGLFDGVAFPGETGTGASADIAALTGWPVVVVLDVSGAAQTVAAMAAGMAAYRKDVKIAGVILNRLASPRHERLCRLGMEAVGLPVFGALPRRGDLTLPERHLGLVQAVEHPDLERAISDYAGFLRDHTDLASLRAAAAGGVSTPAGELPKPPGQRIALARDEAFSFTYPHLLNAWHAQGAEILPFSPLADEPPPEADLCWLPGGYPELHAGRIAAASGFLAGLRNFAAVKPVHGECGGYMVLGEALVDASGTRHQMAGLLGLVTSYEKRRMHLGYRLAALSAPIPGHVAGARLRGHEFHYSTILAQPDAPLARVTDAESAPVPETGSRKGLVTGTFFHLIGAAT; encoded by the coding sequence GTGACCAAAGGGCTGATCATATCCGCCCCGCGCTCCGGCGCGGGCAAGACCACTGTGATGCTCGGGCTGTTGCGCGCATTGCGCGATGACGGCGTGGCGGTGCAGCCCTATAAATGCGGCCCCGATTACATCGACCCGGCCTTTCACCTCGCGGCTTCGGGGCGGTCGAGTTTCAATCTCGACAGCTGGGCAATGGCGCCCGGGCTGATCGGGGCGCAGCTGGCGCGGGGCGGCGAGATGGCGCTGGCCGAGGGCTCGATGGGGCTGTTTGACGGCGTGGCATTCCCGGGCGAGACCGGAACCGGCGCCAGCGCCGATATTGCGGCGCTGACCGGCTGGCCGGTCGTGGTGGTGCTGGATGTCTCGGGGGCGGCGCAGACCGTGGCGGCTATGGCTGCCGGGATGGCGGCCTATCGCAAGGATGTGAAAATCGCGGGCGTGATCCTGAACCGCCTCGCCTCGCCCCGCCATGAGAGGCTCTGCCGGCTGGGGATGGAGGCGGTCGGGCTGCCGGTTTTCGGAGCCTTGCCCCGGCGCGGCGACCTGACCCTGCCAGAGCGGCATCTGGGTCTGGTTCAGGCTGTCGAACATCCGGATCTTGAACGCGCCATCAGTGACTATGCCGGTTTTTTGCGCGACCATACCGATCTTGCTTCCCTGCGCGCGGCGGCGGCGGGTGGCGTGAGCACCCCGGCGGGAGAGCTGCCGAAACCGCCCGGTCAGCGCATTGCGCTGGCGCGGGACGAGGCGTTTTCCTTCACCTATCCGCATCTGCTGAATGCCTGGCACGCGCAGGGCGCCGAGATCCTGCCCTTTTCGCCTCTGGCCGATGAACCACCACCCGAGGCCGATCTCTGCTGGCTGCCCGGCGGCTACCCCGAGCTTCATGCAGGCCGGATCGCGGCGGCATCAGGTTTTCTTGCGGGCCTCAGAAATTTCGCGGCGGTAAAGCCGGTTCATGGCGAATGCGGCGGCTATATGGTGCTGGGCGAGGCGCTGGTCGATGCATCCGGCACCCGGCATCAGATGGCCGGGCTCCTCGGTCTTGTGACCTCGTATGAAAAGCGCAGGATGCATCTGGGCTACCGGCTGGCCGCGCTTTCCGCGCCGATCCCGGGCCATGTGGCGGGTGCGAGGCTGCGCGGGCATGAGTTCCATTATTCGACCATTCTCGCCCAGCCCGATGCGCCCCTTGCCCGCGTGACTGATGCCGAAAGCGCGCCGGTCCCCGAAACCGGATCGCGCAAAGGCCTTGTCACCGGCACCTTCTTCCACCTGATCGGAGCCGCCACATGA
- a CDS encoding CbtA family protein translates to MLQRLLTSALIAGAAAGLIAALLQLVFVQPVLLHAELYEGGERTHFAAASDHHHGEEPAPESTGAQTEPAAEPGHAHGADEAHDHGEAAEIPGIGFDAGRDGLSILFSIMVYAGYGLLLVAAMALSENNGNRVTARQGLLWGIAGFVAVQMAPAFGLSPELPGMAAADVNARAIWWVATVIATGIGLWLIAFGKNWAVWAAAILLILAPHIVGAPHPHEFTGPTPPELAAQFAGRAIGVGLAVWTLLGLFAAWLWSRGREA, encoded by the coding sequence ATGTTGCAAAGACTGCTGACCAGCGCGTTGATCGCTGGCGCTGCAGCGGGGCTGATTGCCGCCCTGTTGCAGCTTGTTTTCGTGCAGCCCGTGCTGCTTCATGCCGAGCTTTATGAGGGCGGCGAGCGCACCCATTTCGCGGCGGCCTCCGACCATCATCACGGTGAAGAACCAGCGCCGGAATCCACTGGGGCGCAGACAGAGCCTGCCGCCGAACCGGGCCATGCCCATGGCGCGGATGAAGCGCATGACCATGGCGAGGCGGCAGAGATCCCGGGTATCGGCTTTGACGCAGGCCGCGACGGGCTGTCGATCCTGTTCTCGATTATGGTCTATGCCGGCTATGGGCTGCTGCTTGTCGCGGCGATGGCCCTGTCCGAGAATAATGGCAACCGGGTCACCGCGCGCCAGGGTCTTCTCTGGGGGATCGCGGGCTTTGTCGCGGTGCAGATGGCGCCGGCTTTCGGCCTCTCGCCCGAGCTTCCGGGCATGGCCGCGGCCGATGTCAACGCCCGCGCGATCTGGTGGGTGGCGACAGTGATTGCGACCGGCATCGGTCTCTGGCTGATCGCATTCGGCAAAAACTGGGCGGTCTGGGCGGCGGCGATCCTGCTGATCCTCGCGCCCCATATCGTCGGCGCGCCGCATCCGCATGAGTTCACCGGCCCGACGCCGCCTGAACTGGCCGCGCAATTCGCCGGCCGCGCCATCGGGGTCGGTCTTGCGGTCTGGACGCTGCTCGGCCTTTTCGCAGCCTGGCTCTGGAGCCGTGGCCGCGAGGCATAA
- the dapA gene encoding 4-hydroxy-tetrahydrodipicolinate synthase: MIQGSIPALVTPFKDGAVDMDMLKKLVDWQIAEGSTGLVPVGTTGESPTLSHEEHEAVVEAVVTFAAGRVPVIAGAGSNSTVEGIRLIRHAERVGADAALVVTPYYNKPNQAGLIAHYKALHEASTLPIIIYNIPGRSVIDMSPATMGELAKLPRIVGVKDATGNIGKVSQQRETCGADFIQLSGNDDTALAFNAHGGCGAISVTANVAPKLCAEFQAATLRGDFRTALDYQDRLFPLHEALFIEPGLVGAKYALSLLGRCSEEVRLPLVGLSDDTKAKIRAAMTHAGLLN, from the coding sequence ATGATCCAGGGGTCGATTCCCGCTTTGGTTACGCCGTTCAAGGACGGCGCCGTGGATATGGACATGCTCAAGAAACTTGTCGACTGGCAGATTGCCGAGGGTTCGACCGGGCTGGTTCCCGTCGGCACCACCGGCGAGAGCCCAACGCTGAGCCATGAAGAGCACGAGGCCGTGGTCGAGGCCGTGGTGACATTCGCGGCCGGCCGGGTGCCGGTGATCGCGGGCGCCGGCTCGAACAGCACGGTCGAGGGCATCCGGCTGATCCGCCATGCCGAGCGCGTCGGTGCCGATGCCGCTCTGGTCGTGACCCCTTATTACAACAAGCCGAACCAGGCCGGGCTGATCGCGCATTACAAAGCCCTGCATGAGGCCAGCACCCTGCCGATCATCATCTATAATATTCCGGGCCGTTCGGTGATCGACATGTCGCCCGCGACGATGGGCGAGCTGGCTAAGCTGCCGCGAATCGTCGGTGTGAAAGACGCGACCGGCAATATCGGCAAGGTCAGCCAGCAGCGCGAGACCTGCGGCGCAGATTTCATCCAGCTGTCCGGCAATGACGATACCGCGCTGGCCTTCAACGCCCATGGCGGCTGCGGCGCGATTTCGGTCACGGCCAATGTGGCGCCGAAGCTCTGTGCCGAATTCCAGGCGGCCACGCTGCGAGGTGACTTCCGCACGGCGCTTGACTACCAGGACCGACTTTTCCCGCTGCATGAGGCGCTGTTCATCGAGCCGGGTCTTGTTGGTGCGAAATATGCACTCTCACTTCTGGGGCGGTGCAGCGAAGAGGTCCGGCTGCCACTGGTCGGTCTGAGCGATGATACGAAAGCAAAGATCCGCGCGGCCATGACCCATGCCGGTCTTCTCAACTAG
- a CDS encoding cobalamin biosynthesis protein, translating to MIPPHINPSRIAGIGFRETAQVESILDALARAGAADLRHIALPAVKARHHAAQQLARLGYHLHPVTAAALTAPATLTDSAASRAAHGTGSVSEACALAALGPGARLSAPRVISADGKATAAIAIVQTGAAP from the coding sequence ATGATTCCGCCCCATATCAATCCATCGCGCATCGCCGGTATCGGCTTTCGCGAAACCGCCCAGGTTGAATCGATCCTTGATGCGCTGGCGCGCGCCGGCGCCGCTGACCTGCGCCATATCGCGCTGCCGGCAGTCAAGGCGCGCCATCATGCCGCGCAGCAGCTGGCGCGGCTGGGCTATCACCTGCATCCGGTCACCGCTGCCGCGCTGACGGCACCGGCAACCCTGACCGACAGCGCCGCCTCGCGCGCGGCGCATGGAACGGGGTCGGTGTCAGAGGCCTGCGCGCTGGCCGCCCTTGGCCCCGGCGCCCGCCTCTCTGCGCCGCGTGTGATTTCCGCCGATGGCAAGGCCACTGCCGCCATCGCCATCGTCCAGACAGGAGCCGCCCCATGA
- a CDS encoding cobalt-precorrin-6A reductase yields the protein MTPNLLILGGTTEASQLARLVAEHGIRATLSYAGRTETPRAQPVAVRTGGFGGAEGLAAWMRQHQVSHLIDATHPFAAQMSQNAHAAAALTGTPLIRLMRPAWTPAPGDDWTLLPDLETAAMRLGAAPRRVFLAIGRLHLAVFAGQPQHDYLLRLVDPPEAALPLPRVTLEISRGPFDLASDLALLRRHNSDLIIAKNSGGSGADAKLEAARTLGLPVWLIDRPVLPPAETVSDPAEVLARLHADLGV from the coding sequence ATGACCCCGAACCTTCTCATTCTTGGTGGCACAACCGAGGCGAGCCAGCTCGCCCGCCTGGTCGCGGAACACGGGATCAGGGCCACGCTGTCCTATGCCGGTCGGACAGAGACGCCGCGCGCCCAGCCCGTCGCGGTCAGAACCGGCGGTTTCGGGGGCGCTGAGGGACTTGCCGCCTGGATGCGCCAGCACCAGGTCTCCCATCTGATCGACGCCACGCATCCTTTTGCCGCGCAGATGAGCCAGAACGCCCATGCGGCGGCGGCCCTGACCGGCACACCCCTGATCCGCCTGATGCGCCCGGCCTGGACGCCCGCGCCCGGCGACGACTGGACACTCCTCCCCGATCTCGAAACCGCCGCTATGCGGCTCGGGGCGGCACCGCGCCGGGTATTTCTCGCCATTGGACGACTGCATCTCGCGGTCTTTGCCGGCCAGCCGCAGCATGACTATCTCCTGCGCCTTGTCGATCCGCCCGAGGCGGCGCTGCCCTTGCCCCGCGTCACGCTGGAAATCTCTCGCGGCCCCTTTGACCTCGCCAGCGATCTCGCGCTGCTCAGGCGCCATAACAGCGACCTCATCATCGCCAAAAACTCCGGGGGCAGCGGCGCGGATGCGAAACTCGAGGCCGCACGCACGCTCGGCCTGCCGGTCTGGCTGATCGACCGCCCCGTTTTGCCGCCAGCGGAAACCGTCTCTGATCCTGCAGAAGTCCTCGCCCGGCTTCATGCCGACCTCGGCGTGTAA
- the cobI gene encoding precorrin-2 C(20)-methyltransferase, translating into MAKVTCIGLGPGDPDLMSVRAHRLLTSARIVAYFRKPGREGQARRMVEGLIPAGAEEWPMEYPVTTEIPVQDPGYNAALAPFYDHWAARLQSAEADVVVLCEGDPFLYGSFMHLQARLPAGKVEVVPGIPGMVGCWHATGQPVTWGDDVLTVLPATLPEAELARRVADTDALVVMKIGRNLAKLRRVLAAAGRLPEAWLVEHGTMPAERVRLLEDVGEEAPYFSIAIIHGKGRRP; encoded by the coding sequence ATGGCCAAAGTCACCTGTATCGGCCTCGGGCCGGGCGATCCGGATCTGATGAGCGTCAGGGCGCATCGGCTGCTGACCTCGGCGCGGATCGTCGCCTATTTCCGCAAGCCCGGTCGCGAAGGCCAGGCGCGGCGGATGGTCGAGGGGCTGATCCCGGCAGGGGCCGAGGAATGGCCGATGGAATATCCGGTCACGACCGAGATTCCGGTGCAGGATCCAGGCTATAATGCGGCTTTGGCGCCGTTTTACGACCATTGGGCCGCGCGGCTTCAGTCGGCAGAAGCGGATGTTGTGGTGCTGTGTGAAGGGGATCCCTTTCTCTACGGCTCGTTCATGCATCTGCAAGCGCGGCTGCCTGCGGGGAAGGTTGAAGTAGTACCTGGGATCCCAGGCATGGTCGGCTGCTGGCATGCGACAGGCCAGCCAGTGACCTGGGGAGATGATGTGCTGACGGTGTTGCCGGCGACCCTGCCCGAGGCGGAGCTTGCGCGGCGGGTGGCGGATACCGATGCGCTGGTGGTGATGAAGATCGGGCGCAACCTCGCGAAGCTCCGGCGTGTGCTGGCGGCGGCGGGGCGGCTGCCGGAGGCCTGGCTGGTGGAACATGGCACCATGCCCGCCGAGCGGGTGCGGCTATTGGAGGATGTAGGCGAAGAAGCGCCCTATTTCTCGATTGCCATAATCCATGGAAAAGGGCGGCGGCCATGA
- a CDS encoding precorrin-8X methylmutase — protein sequence MTHHYETDGAKIYLASFATIRAEADLARFTPEEEVVAVRMIHASGMVELAPHIRFAPGFAIEARAALEAGAPILCDAKMVSEGITRARLPAGNEVICTLQDPSVPELAARIGNTRSAAAVELWRPYLAGAVVAIGNAPTALFHLLNLLQDPDFPRPAAIIGCPVGFIGAAESKAALAEDNPLPWCVVDGRLGGSAITVAAVNALASRKE from the coding sequence TTGACCCACCATTATGAAACCGACGGCGCGAAGATCTATCTCGCAAGCTTTGCCACCATCCGCGCCGAGGCCGATCTGGCGCGCTTTACCCCCGAGGAAGAGGTGGTCGCGGTCCGCATGATCCATGCCAGCGGCATGGTCGAACTGGCCCCCCATATCCGCTTTGCGCCGGGCTTTGCAATCGAGGCCCGCGCGGCGCTGGAGGCGGGGGCACCGATCCTGTGCGATGCAAAAATGGTCAGCGAGGGCATCACCCGCGCCCGTCTGCCGGCAGGCAATGAGGTGATCTGCACGCTGCAGGACCCGTCTGTGCCGGAGCTGGCGGCGCGGATCGGCAATACGCGTTCGGCCGCGGCGGTGGAACTGTGGCGCCCCTATCTTGCGGGCGCGGTGGTGGCGATCGGCAATGCGCCGACTGCGTTGTTCCATCTGCTGAACCTGCTGCAGGACCCGGATTTCCCGCGCCCGGCGGCGATCATCGGCTGCCCGGTCGGCTTTATCGGCGCGGCGGAATCGAAAGCGGCGCTGGCAGAAGACAACCCTTTGCCCTGGTGTGTGGTGGATGGCCGCCTCGGCGGTTCGGCGATCACGGTGGCGGCGGTCAACGCGCTTGCCAGCCGTAAGGAGTGA